Part of the Anaeromyxobacter diazotrophicus genome, CTCGGCCGTCCACCTCTTCGGGATGCACGAGTACCACCCGATCGTGCGCCCGGCGATCCTGACCGCCTTCCTCGGCTACGTGCTGGCGGTGGTGGGCCTCATGGCCGACCTCGGCAAGCCGTGGAACTTCTTCAACATGATGCTCACGCCCGGCTCCACCTCCGCGCTCTTCGAGGTCGCCTGCTGCGTGTTGATGTACACGACCGTGCTGCTGCTCGAGTTCCTGGTGCCGGTCTTCGAGTGGCTCGGCTGGCGCAAGGTGCACGCCCGGCTGGAGCAGGCGATGCTCGCGCTGACCGTGCTGTCGGTCGTCTTCTCGACCATGCACCAGTCGGCGCTCGGCTCGCTCTTCCTCATCGCGCCTGCCAAGCTCCACCCGCTCTGGTACTCGCCCTACATCTTCATCTTCTTCTTCATCTCGGCCATCTGCGCCGGCATCTCGATGGTCATCGTCGAGGGGTCGCTCACGCACCGCATCTTCCAGCACCGCATCACCGGCGCCCACGCCGACATGAACAAGCTGCAGCTCGGCCTGGGCAAGGCCGGCGCCATCGTCCTCTTCGCCTACTTCTTCCTCAAGCTGCAGGGGGTGGCCGAGGGCGAGCACTGGGACCTGCTCCTCACCGGGTGGGGCGCCTGGTTCCTGCTCGAGACGGTCGGGTTCGTGCTGGTGCCCTCGCTCCTCTACGGCTACGGCGCCCGCTACA contains:
- the nrfD gene encoding NrfD/PsrC family molybdoenzyme membrane anchor subunit, translated to MASTALTAPARSDWFREKILLGMDLRTYLRSLATPLNALAAVLIGLGFTVLVYRFAAGLASATNLSQAQPWGLWIGFDMMSGIVLAAGGFTLGSAVHLFGMHEYHPIVRPAILTAFLGYVLAVVGLMADLGKPWNFFNMMLTPGSTSALFEVACCVLMYTTVLLLEFLVPVFEWLGWRKVHARLEQAMLALTVLSVVFSTMHQSALGSLFLIAPAKLHPLWYSPYIFIFFFISAICAGISMVIVEGSLTHRIFQHRITGAHADMNKLQLGLGKAGAIVLFAYFFLKLQGVAEGEHWDLLLTGWGAWFLLETVGFVLVPSLLYGYGARYKRVKFVRAGAVLTVIGIVLNRLNVSVIAYNWDKPTHYVPSWMEVSVSIGLVTLGVVAFRWIANRMPIMSEDPNFAGSEF